The Collibacillus ludicampi region GCTTGTCATATAATTTGCTTAAACAAGCATTACCCTAAGGGGAGAAAATTCATGCTTTTGACATCGCGATCTCATAAGCTGATATGCATGATTTTGGATTCACAAGAACCTGTCCGAATTAAAGACATTGCCCGAGAATTGCAGGTAAGCGAACGGACGGTGAAATATGATCTGGAAACCGTTCGCAGTTGGTTGCAACGTCATAATATTGAGTTACAATCCCAACCGCATAAAGGGATTTGGATAGAAGATACGGGTATCCGAAATCGATTGTATAGTCTTTTGAACGATGGCCAAGGCATTGAAGTATTTCTTCACCCCCAGGAAAGAGTCAAACATTTAATGCTGGAATTATTGTTGCAAGACAGTCCTATGAAAATCAACGATTTAGCCGGGAAATTACATGTGAGTAGAAACACGGCGATTTCCGATTTATCCATGGCTGAAAATCTTTTGGGAAATTGGAATGTCTATGTGGAACGGAGTCGGTTTGGAGTTCAGGCAGTTGCGACCGAAATAAACCGGCGTTTGGCACTAGAAAATATCATACAGGGTCTATTTAGCGGAAACGATATGTTCAATCTTGTTGAGGGGATCATTCAAGGGAGCGACATTCCTTTACCGGTTGGTCGGACGATGGAAAAACTTCGTCTATCAAGAGATGATATCCATGCGATTTTCCAAGCAGTGAATAGCATGGTGAATACATGTGAGAAAGGCAACGGAGTACATTTTACAGACCGGATGATCATTGGGATTTATATTCGGTTGTGCATTGTGATCCAACGCCTTCGCTCCAATCATGAAGTGGTCTTGGAATCTAACGAAATTCTATCTGTTAAAAAACTAAAAATATTTAGTGTGTTACAGGAAGTTCTCAATGATCTATCGGTTCGTTTGGGTGTAAATATCACAGACCATGAAGCCTGTTTTATCAGTCAACATATGATTGGCATGATTTTACCCGCGACGAATGAAGGGATAGAGGATTATTATTCTCTGACCGTGGAATTGATTTCACAAGTAAGCGGTCGAACGGCCATTCATTTCCGGGATGATGCTCTTTTATTTGAACATTTGTTGGCACATATGACAGAGAAATTAACAAAATATCGACACGGTGTGGTAGATCCCAATCCTCTCATCTCCGATATTATTCGTTCCTATCCGGATTTGTTTCATATTGTGAAACAAGTTTGTCAGGATATGTTTTGTAAAATGAATGTTCATTTTTCCGATTCAGACATTGGGTATATTGTGATGCACTTTCTTGCTTCGCTTAAGCGGATGCAGGAAATGACCAAATGTAAAGCGTTGGTGGTATGTGGAACCGGGAGAGGAACCGCTCAATTTTTAAAAATCATTTTAGAACATGAAATTCGCCATCTCAAAATTGTTGGCTGCTGTTCCGTATCAGGGTTAGAAAGGCAAATCCAGTTGCATAAACCCGATCTGGTAATTAGTGTGGTGAATGTTCAAGCGTCGGTTCCCATCGTGGTGGTCAATAGCATTCCGAATCGCCAAGACCTCGATTCGGTCCGGGAAGTGATAACAGAACTTCGTTCACGACAGAATCAAAAAGTGACGGTTGATTCACCGCCGTCCGATCTCTCTTCGTTAGAGCAATTCACGCAGGAAGTGATTTGCAAAGGATTTGATCTTAGCCGGACGATTCTTTCTGAAATGAAAGATTATTTGAGTGATCAGCGTGCTGAAGGATTGGCTTTGCATCTGATGTTAATGGTTAGCCGTTTGGCGTTTGGTTCAGCTTATGATGACAACAGTGTGAATCATGAGTGGACATCTG contains the following coding sequences:
- a CDS encoding BglG family transcription antiterminator, yielding MLLTSRSHKLICMILDSQEPVRIKDIARELQVSERTVKYDLETVRSWLQRHNIELQSQPHKGIWIEDTGIRNRLYSLLNDGQGIEVFLHPQERVKHLMLELLLQDSPMKINDLAGKLHVSRNTAISDLSMAENLLGNWNVYVERSRFGVQAVATEINRRLALENIIQGLFSGNDMFNLVEGIIQGSDIPLPVGRTMEKLRLSRDDIHAIFQAVNSMVNTCEKGNGVHFTDRMIIGIYIRLCIVIQRLRSNHEVVLESNEILSVKKLKIFSVLQEVLNDLSVRLGVNITDHEACFISQHMIGMILPATNEGIEDYYSLTVELISQVSGRTAIHFRDDALLFEHLLAHMTEKLTKYRHGVVDPNPLISDIIRSYPDLFHIVKQVCQDMFCKMNVHFSDSDIGYIVMHFLASLKRMQEMTKCKALVVCGTGRGTAQFLKIILEHEIRHLKIVGCCSVSGLERQIQLHKPDLVISVVNVQASVPIVVVNSIPNRQDLDSVREVITELRSRQNQKVTVDSPPSDLSSLEQFTQEVICKGFDLSRTILSEMKDYLSDQRAEGLALHLMLMVSRLAFGSAYDDNSVNHEWTSEPMAVIREKLMHIFREKNLVIPESEIHAILCYFV